One window of Elaeis guineensis isolate ETL-2024a chromosome 11, EG11, whole genome shotgun sequence genomic DNA carries:
- the LOC105033229 gene encoding protein PAM68, chloroplastic, with translation MHVTTIGDKPRHRKEPHAERESAMESSFLQISPLAPLQTVPSSHSSPPLLPPLWRRHPLPLRRRPPAAAALKSPRGFGPAPQKTKKRMKRKSSSPNDDDDEEEEEEEDESENEGTIPEVVTNRMMRRMGFSVGIPLAFGLLFFPFFYYLKVVSKIDVPTWIPFIVSFFFFGSALLGVSYGIVSASWDPLREGSLLGWNEARRNWPVFWQSLWGGGKK, from the coding sequence ATGCATGTGACAACAATTGGGGATAAGCCTCGTCATCGAAAGGAACCACACGCGGAGAGAGAGAGCGCAATGGAGTCCTCCTTCCTCCAGATCTCCCCACTCGCCCCTCTCCAAACCGTTCCCTCGTCCCACTCTTCGCCACCCCTTCTCCCCCCCCTCTGGCGTCGCCATCCCCTGCCCCTCCGCCGCCGTCCGCCGGCGGCGGCGGCCCTGAAAAGCCCTCGCGGCTTCGGCCCCGCGCCCCAGAAGACCAAGAAGCGAATGAAGCGGAAGAGCTCGTCCCCCAACGACGACGatgacgaagaagaagaagaagaagaagacgaatCCGAGAACGAGGGCACGATCCCTGAGGTGGTCACGAACCGGATGATGCGGCGAATGGGGTTCTCGGTGGGGATTCCGCTCGCTTTCggtctcctcttcttccccttcttctattACCTCAAGGTGGTCTCCAAGATCGACGTGCCCACCTGGATTCCGTTCAtcgtttccttcttcttctttggctccGCCCTTCTTGGGGTCAGCTATGGGATCGTTTCGGCGAGCTGGGACCCTCTCCGGGAGGGCTCGCTTCTTGGATGGAACGAGGCTCGCCGGAATTGGCCCGTCTTCTGGCAGTCGCTCTGGGGCGGCGGAAAGAAGTAG